In Camelina sativa cultivar DH55 chromosome 13, Cs, whole genome shotgun sequence, the genomic window AGATCTGTTGCGATGCAGCGACTCGGCGTAAGTGAAATGAATTTTCCTTTCTTCTATTATAGAGAATGTTGTGAACcccatttgaatattttctctgtttttttttaccattggGGCAGTCACTGAAGTTCATCGCTTaccaaagagagagagcaatAGAAGATTTGAAGGTGAGTTTGGTAAACCTTCAAGACTCTGCTTCTGAGTTAGGTTAAAGAGCTGAACAAAGTTTACCAAGGCTGATATATTTTAGCTTCACTGTATcacatattattttttccttcaCTGTGATTATcgtgtatatacatatatatcatcatgTAATGTCACATTTTCCGAACATAATatctctttaatatatataaaccttgCTAAATGCACCTTCggtaaaatgaaaaattaggaTTTGGCAATAATGTAATGACGATatgatttgtatttgtttttagtCACTactagagaaaataaaaagatgtatatataatttttcttttattgttagATTGGAGAATGAATTGTTGAAGCTTTTAGGGATCGATAAAAAATTTCCTATACTTTTCAAAAGTTTCTGAAAATATACCCTGACCTTTTTTGCTGTCGAAAATAATATTCTCGTcgatctacatttttttttataactattttcatatttcttcAAATCATTGAACGATTTCAGTGGACATGATAGAAGTGGAGGAAACTGATAAATCTAAAGTTCATTATAAACAAATTACACTGTACATAAACCTAGGGACTAACATTGTATTGTACAAAAAATCAAGATAGTATTATGATCTACTTAACATGAAAACACAGAGTCACAGactaattattttcttctttgataaatgGATGATTCTATACCGAAATCTAACCTTGCCCTGACTTtgaaaaacaacatatatagaagattttaatactaattacaTATTAATTcttagaaaatcaaaatatctaaataagATATTTAATTAGTTCCTACAAAGCCAAATCCAGAAATAATAAATGCAAGAGCCTGCATGTAAAGATAGATATATAACAATGTCTTCCCAAAGACAAGGTTATAGGAGGCGCAGCACAAAATGTATATCCCCACCATCATCTCCTTTGAGTTTATCCTGcagtcccaaaaaaaaaaatgctgaccaattttgaagatgaatcaaatgaagaagaaggaaaaaaaaatctttaaaattgattaatcaCCTGTCGAGAACCCCATTGCGAGGTTTTCTTATTTGCGGAAGTAACTTAGTCTCAAGAGCATCTCCTAATTTCTCAGTGACAACCCATTCGTTCACTCTCCCTCCTTCAAGTAAACCAATGAAAGTGCCTTTGGTTCGATGCATGGCCATAACATTCTCGAACAAAACCCAAAATACCACGAGGTAGAATGATCTACATGCATACCAATATCAATATAGTTCATAAATGTGCGGTACATATAGTATTAAATTAAGCAAGCTAGCTACTATATATGAATTGATCCAAGTGGCCAGTTAAATGTGTGGTGTGGTTATAACTAGAAACCATTAATTACTAACCTTGGAGTGGCAATGGCATTGAAGAGAGTGATCATAAGAGGAAAGTAAACAGTTGACCAAGTAGGAATGTTGACTTCGGGAAAGAAAACGCTCGTAGGAAGAATGAGACAATAGAAGAAAAAGGTGAAGAAATGGACTATGATCTTTCTTACGAAAAAGAAGCTGTAGATCACATACAGTTTTTTCCAAATCGTCACTCTCTGTATCAAGATTACCAAATCAAGTTCATTaataccaaacttttttttaaagatattaagATCAAAACCATAAAAGAAACGTAATTAAATTGGCATGCAGGCCTGATGCCTCACTCACGTTGGATGTTTAATTTGTCTCTCTcataatggaaaaataaaaaaaaattggtggcACGTGTGTGTGCCTCACTGCCTTGgaatgaaataaattaaaagttggAGAATAATACTATAGttgtatctttctttttattttgggtcagatagaataaaagtataaaacagTACCTTATTGCTAATAATTTCCATAGTCATTTTTCTGAAAAGATTAGCTGGACCGCATGACCATCGATGTTGTTGGAATCTGAAAGCCTTAAATTGGCTTGGTAGCTCACTTTTCACCTACAATcgcaatcatatatatatattttttatataaaaaacgaTTTAAAGCTAAGTTATTTGATATCCACACGTTAATACATAATTCTTTATATTATTCCATAATTCCTGTGGAAATTAAATCATGTGCTGCAACAGTGCATAAAGTGGGTGCACAGCAACAACACATGTGTGAGTATGTGACGAAGATGAATTAAGACTTGGACTGGTTTTATacgaggttaaaaaaaaaaaattgtttcttttatattacaaatagtccaaaagaattgaaaatacCGCAACGTCATTGACGAAAACAAATTTCCAGCCGTGTAGACCGACACGTACGGCCAAGTCCATGTCTTCGACGGTGGTTCGGTCTTTCCAACCTCCTGCTTCTTCCATTGCGGCCATTCTCCATACACCCGCAGTACctgtaaaaattatattgatgtAACAgtgtaagaaacaaaactatattcagagattttgcaaaaattaCGAGATCCATTTAAATGTGTATATTTACTGTTATTGGAAAAGTCAATATTCGTGcatatattcatttattatCAATTGGTTTTGGGTAGAAACAAATGTAGCTTGTTTTTTTGCTAGCAattgttagtaaaaaaaatagtgaagttagaaagaataaaaaattagagaggATCTAAAGaaatatagagtttttttttttttttttttttttttttttttttttttttttttttttttttttttttttttttttttttttttttNNNNNNNNNNNNNNNNNNNNNNNNNNNNNNNNNNNNNNNNNNNNNNNNNNNNNNNNNNNNNNNN contains:
- the LOC104735643 gene encoding probable mannan synthase 11; the encoded protein is METMMWWREMRSLLLVPMFKCLVAICLVISLLVFVESLYMNIVVIYVKLFKRKPEKIYKWEAMQEDMELGDQNYPMVLVQIPMYNEREVFQLSIGAACGLIWPLDRLIVQVLDDSTDPTIMDMVNIECGKWARKGINIKCERRDNRNGYKAGALKQGVRHSYVKQCTYIAIFDADFQPEPDYLQCTIPFLIHNPELALVQARWKFVNAKKCLMTRMQEMSLNYHFTAEQESGSTRHAFFGFNGTAGVWRMAAMEEAGGWKDRTTVEDMDLAVRVGLHGWKFVFVNDVAVKSELPSQFKAFRFQQHRWSCGPANLFRKMTMEIISNKRVTIWKKLYVIYSFFFVRKIIVHFFTFFFYCLILPTSVFFPEVNIPTWSTVYFPLMITLFNAIATPRSFYLVVFWVLFENVMAMHRTKGTFIGLLEGGRVNEWVVTEKLGDALETKLLPQIRKPRNGVLDRINSKEMMVGIYILCCASYNLVFGKTLLYIYLYMQALAFIISGFGFVGTN